The uncultured Cohaesibacter sp. genome segment GAGGCCATTCGCGCGAAATTGCACGCCCAGATCGACAGGATCCTTGAAAGTGACAAGGGCTTTGATGAAGATCGTCTCTATCAGGAAGCTGTGCTGCTGGCAGGCAAAGCAGATATCCGCGAAGAGCTGGACCGGCTCTATGCCCATTGCGCGGCTGCGCGGGCGCTTTTGGAAGAAGGCAAGCCGGTGGGCCGCAAGCTCGATTTTCTGGCGCAGGAATTCAATCGCGAGGCAAATACGCTTTGCTCGAAATCCAACGATACCAGTCTGACGGCGATTGGACTTGACCTCAAGGCCACCATCGAACAGCTGCGTGAGCAGATCCAGAATGTGGAGTAACACACCATGTCCAATCCAACCATGATCCGCCGCGGCTTGATGCTGGTATTGTCTTCGCCATCGGGTGCAGGCAAGTCAACCATTTGCCGTCATCTGCTCGACAGTGACCGCAATCTGCGCATTTCCGTATCGGCGACCACGCGTGCCAAGCGTGGCAGCGAGATTGACGGCGTCCATTATCACTTCACGTCTGAGCGGCACTTTCATGCCATGCGCGAGCGCGGTGATCTGCTGGAATGGGCGGAGGTTCATTCGAATTTCTATGGCACGCCACGCGATCCGGTCGAGGAAGCGCTGTCAAAGGGCAGTGATGTGCTGTTTGACATTGACTGGCAAGGCACTTTGCAGCTGAAGAAAGCGGCACGTAAGGATGTGGTGTCGATTTTCGTTCTGCCGCCATCGATGGCAGAGCTGAAAAGCCGTCTGGTGCGCCGCGCCGAAGATGCCG includes the following:
- the gmk gene encoding guanylate kinase, giving the protein MSNPTMIRRGLMLVLSSPSGAGKSTICRHLLDSDRNLRISVSATTRAKRGSEIDGVHYHFTSERHFHAMRERGDLLEWAEVHSNFYGTPRDPVEEALSKGSDVLFDIDWQGTLQLKKAARKDVVSIFVLPPSMAELKSRLVRRAEDAEDVIAKRLENAKIEISHWDEYDYVIVNDDLEKAFKAVTSIVEAERHKRERVIGARTFVDEMLNKS